A part of Liolophura sinensis isolate JHLJ2023 chromosome 1, CUHK_Ljap_v2, whole genome shotgun sequence genomic DNA contains:
- the LOC135476283 gene encoding long-chain-fatty-acid--CoA ligase 1-like, whose product MWSKPQPVPTRIDPEHRSKQLKDGSRIMAQYTDPFSDEYMIEDVRTLYDVFNRGHRLSKHKACLGERTGPAQKYQWITYDEAMTRSRNFGSGLVHLGFQKGDNFGIYSVNNSKWVLTEQACNANSLVTVPLYDSLGPDAFKYIINLTELKVLVCDTVDRARKVVTNSAEIPSLKTIIIMSDMDDDLKKDATEKDLCIYTFEQVETYGINNPHEASPPAPSDLATICFTSGTTGTPKGAMLSHANIVRNASTLSSTPDHIGKMFSAEDCHFSYLPLAHMYERTIQAMMFLHGCRIGFFRGDVKLLVEDMQELKPTIFTAVPRLLNRIYDKIQAGAQGSRIKKFLLDTAIRQKQAEIEQGIVRKDSFWDKLVLHKIQALLGGNVRVITTGSAPLSEEVLKFMRAALGCLIMEGYGQTEATAAVTFQYAGERETGHVGGPVACNYVKLIDVPEMDYHCSDDKGEVCVKGPNVFQGYYKQPELTADAIDEEGWLHTGDIGMWLPNGALKIIDRKKNIYKLAQGEYIAPEKIENVYARSAFVMQAFVDGDSLKTCSMAVIVPDPEVLIPWARGKHLEGELQELCKNPIVKQEVFQDILDVGKSHGLSSLEQVKDIFLCADIFTLDNGLVTPTFKNKRPVLKKFFAEEFDRMYSSVK is encoded by the exons ATGTGGTCCAAACCTCAGCCTGTACCGACGAGGATAGATCCCGAGCACAGGTCTAAACAGCTAAAG GATGGAAGTCGGATCATGGCGCAGTACACGGATCCATTCTCTGACGAATACATGATTGAAGACGTCCGGACGTTGTATGACGTTTTCAACAGGGGGCACCGCCTATCAA AGCACAAGGCCTGCCTTGGAGAGAGGACTGGACCTGCCCAGAAGTATCAATGGATCACTTACGACGAG GCAATGACTCGCTCACGGAATTTTGGCTCGGGGCTGGTTCATCTTGGATttcaaaagggagataactttggcATTTACAGCGTGAACAACAGCAAA TGGGTACTGACTGAACAGGCCTGTAACGCCAACAGCCTTGTCACCGTTCCGCTATATGACTCACTTGGACCGGACGCGTTCAAATATATCATTAATTTGA CTGAATTGAAGGTTCTCGTTTGCGACACTGTGGACAGGGCAAGAAAAGTCGTCACGAACTCAGCTGAAATTCCCTCATTAAAAACTATCATTATTATGTCGGATATGGATGATGATCTGAAGAAAGACGCCACAGAgaaagatttatgtatttacacattTGAGCAAGTTGAG ACATACGGGATTAACAATCCACATGAAGCCTCT CCTCCGGCCCCTTCAGACCTCGCCACGATCTGCTTCACCAGCGGCACCACCG GTACTCCTAAAGGAGCTATGCTTTCCCACGCCAATATTGTGAGAAATGCGAGCACTCTGTCCTCCACACCTGATCAT ATCGGGAAGATGTTCTCTGCTGAGGATTGTCATTTTTCATATCTTCCCTTGGCACATATGTATGAGAGGacaatacag GCAATGATGTTCTTACACGGATGCCGGATAGGGTTTTTTCGAGGTGACGTGAAGCTGCTGGTAGAAGACATGCAGGAACTGAAACCCACCATATTTACTGCTGTACCCAGGTTGCTGAACCGGATCTATGATAAA ATTCAAGCGGGTGCTCAAGGCAGTCGAATAAAAAAGTTCTTACTGGATACGGCCATTCGACAGAAACAAGCGGAAATAGAGCA GGGAATCGTGCGTAAAGATTCTTTCTGGGATAAGCTCGTGCTTCACAAAATACAAGCCCTTCTCGGTGGCAATGTACGAGTGATAACGACTGGATCGGCTCCATTGTCTGAGGAAGTACTCAAATTTATGAGAGCGGCATTGGGTTGTCTT ATAATGGAAGGTTACGGTCAAACTGAAGCCACGGCTGCTGTGACATTCCAGTATGCGGGGGAACGAGAAACGG GACACGTGGGGGGACCAGTCGCCTGCAACTATGTGAAGTTGATTGACGTCCCGGAGATGGACTACCACTGTTCTGACGACAAAGGCGAG GTCTGCGTAAAGGGGCCGAACGTATTCCAGGGATACTACAAACAGCCTGAGTTAACAGCCGATGCGATAGATGAGGAGGGCTGGCTGCACACAGGCGATATCGGAATGTGGCTCCCT AACGGAGCTTTGAAAATAATTGATCGGAAAAAGAACATTTATAAACTGGCTCAG GGCGAGTACATAGCCCCGGAGAAGATAGAGAATGTGTACGCGCGAAGTGCCTTTGTCATGCAGGCCTTTGTGGATGGAGACTCTTTAAAG ACCTGTTCTATGGCGGTAATCGTTCCGGATCCAGAAGTCTTAATCCCATGGGCGCGTGGAAAACATCTTGAGGGGGAGCTTCAAGAATTGTGCAAAAATCCG atcgTTAAGCAGGAAGTTTTCCAGGACATTTTAGACGTGGGAAAATCTCATGGTCTGTCATCTTTAGAGCAG GTGAAAGACATTTTCCTGTGTGCCGACATTTTCACGCTGGACAATGGGCTGGTGACACCAACGTTCAAGAATAAACGGCCTGTTCTGAAGAAGTTTTTCGCCGAGGAATTCGATCGGATGTACTCAAGCGTAAAATGA